The nucleotide window GAATTGACCGAGTTAGCCCACGAGCAGGACGCGCTCGTATTCATCGACGGCGCACAGGCGGTGCCGAACCGACGGGTCGATGTCGAGGAGATCGATGCCGATTTCTACGCCTTTTCGGGGCACAAGATGGCCGGACCGACCGGGGTCGGCTGTCTGTACGGCAAGCATCACCTCCTCGAATCCATGGAACCGTTTCTCTACGGTGGCGAGATGATTCGGCACGTCACCTACGAGGATTCGACGTGGAACCGGCCCCCGTGGAAGTTCGAGGCAGGTACGCCGCCCATCGCGGAGGGGATTGCCCTTGCTGCCGCTGCTGACTACCTCGATGACGTCGGGATGGACTTCGTCGAGGAGCGTGAAAACGAACTCGCACAGTACGCGCTCGAACGTCTCACCGAGCGTGACGACGTCGAAGTGTACGGCCCACCGCTTGGTGAAGCGCGGTCGGGGCTCGTCGCATTCAACCTCGACGGCGTCCACGGCCACGACCTCTCGGCGTTACTCGACGAACGCGGCATTGCCGTCCGCGCGGGCGACCACTGCACGCAACCCCTGCATGACAGGCTCGATATCCCTGGGTCCGTTCGTGCGTCGTTCTACGTCTACAACACCACCGACGAGATAGACCAGTTGCTTGACGCACTCGACGTTGCGCGGGACGAACTGGACTCGCACCTCGCCTCCGAGCAGTACCACGACTTGGTGTACGAACACTACCGTAACCCACAGAATACGGGCGGGCTCTCGAATCCGACGTTCACGAAGCACTCAGAAGAGACCTCCTGCGGTGACGACGGCGAGTTCCACGTCGATGTCGCCGAGGACGGAACCATCGAAAACATCGCGTTCGAAAGCGAGAGTTGTGCTGTCAGTAGCGCCGTTGCTAGCATGCTGAGCGAACGACTCGAAGGCATGTCGCTCGAGGAGGTCGCCGAACTCGATGGATTCGTAGACGAAGTCCTCGACGGAACGTATCCTGACATCCGCCGTGACTGCGTTGTCGGCCCCGAAGAAGTCATCTGCGAAGCGGCGCGTGAACAGATGGACGGATCAAACGGACGCGCAGTGTTGTAAGCCGGGTTCGGTACCGTAGTCGGCTCTTGTGCCGGATTCGGATCATCTCGTTTTCGTCCTTATTCTCCTCGTTCCCGGCGTGATCCTTCTCTTTCTGAACATATTGTGAGACGGTTCGATTCGGTGCCTATTCAGTCGTGAAGATAGTACCGGGATCCCATGGCAGAACTTCGCGCACATCATGTTGGAATCACGGTTTCAGACCTCGAAAACGCCGTCGAGTTCTATCAAGAGACGCTCGATCTCACGCTTCTGGACCGGTTCACCGTCTCCGGTGAGAATTTCTCAACTGCAGTCGGTGTCGATGGAGCGACCGGACAGTTCGCCCACCTCGAGGCTGATGGTGTCCGCGTCGAACTCATTGAATACGAACCCGAGGGTGCGAGTCGTGGAGAGGCGAGCATCAACCGTCCGGGGACGGCACACCTCGGACTCACTGTTGAAGATATTGACTCGTTCTACGAGTCGTTGCCAAACTCGGTGGAGTCGGTGAGCAGACCCCAGACGACGGACACTGGAAGTCGGATTTTGTTTGTCCGTGACCCAGAAGGGAACTTGATAGAACTGTTAGAGAAGTAACTAACAGGTGTGACTGAGGACTTGAGTGAACACCCACACCCCCGATTTCCGTCGTTCTGTACGAGGATAGACTGCCAGACGTAGCGGTGGGACAGGTTAAATGGTCGTTATGTTGGGGGCCCCCGTGTTTCCGTCGTTCTTGAGAAAGGAGATACTTGGAGACACACCCACCCCACGTTTCCGTCGTTTCTCATTACGAGGGGGGAGGGGTGTAACGGAGCTACAAGCTAGCTCCTTTCTTATAATTCAGCTAATGGGCTGTTTACCCATATTAGATATAAATCTTTCTATTATTGTGGTTGTTTGAAGTAGTCGTGCCGTCTGCAAGCACTATCTTCACCTTGATTCATGTTACCGTTTCTCAATTGCCACTTGTCTGATGCAGCTCTTCATGAACAGTTCCTCGTGGATCAGATTGGAGGTAACACTATCGCGGAAGAACGACGGAAACGTGGGGTGGGTGTGTTCAGGAGGTTCTCTATGTATCCCGAGTGTCTTGCCTTCTGATCAGCAAAGAACGACGGAAATGCGGGGTGGGTGGGTCGAATAAGACCGAGGACATCCACTACTCCGAGTTGAGAGTGTGGGAGGTTAGGTCGCGGGAGAAGTAGCGAATCGGAGAGAACGACGGAAATGTGGGGTGTCAGACGGGGGATTCGATTGGAAAACACTGTTGAGTGAATGGTACGGGTCTGATTGGAACGAGTGAGAAACATGAGTGAGAAACAGATGAGTCCGACTGAGAAATATCAATTCTACCTCAATAACTATCTCAATAATTTAGTTCCCTCCTCTTGTTACTCACAACGACGGAAACGTGGGGTGGGTGTGTTGAAACGTCGGAAATGCGGTTAACCTATCATTGAAAATGAGAAGCCTGAATACGGCACTTTGAGTGTTTTGAGATCGGATATAACGTCGGAAATCCGGGGGTGAATCGAAGGTGGTTTTAAGTTCTATGAGTCTCACCATCCCCTATGGACAAAGAGGGGTCACAGGACATCGCTGCGGAAATTTTCGCACAGGAGGACCCAATCTTCAGGAACAAGTCATTGGTGGAAGTTGAACACGTCCCGAGTCCGGAACGAATCGTCGGTCGTGACGACGAAATTCGTGCCCTTTCGACGGAACTCCGGTCGGCGGTCAACGGCGACTCTCCTGAGAACGTTATCCTGTACGGCGAGACGGGGACGGGAAAGAGCCTCGTCGCAAAACAC belongs to Halogeometricum borinquense DSM 11551 and includes:
- a CDS encoding SufS family cysteine desulfurase yields the protein MHEDIAAIRDDFPILSRSVGDEQLVYLDNAATTQTPEQVYDVFEEFYAGYNANVHRGIHTLSHEASVAYEEAHDRLAEFIGASGGREELIFTKNTTESINLVAYGVGLNELGPGDNVVTTEMEHHASLVTWQQVAKRTGADVRFIRVDDDGKLDLEHAAELIDNDTQLMSIVHVSNVLGTVNPVEELTELAHEQDALVFIDGAQAVPNRRVDVEEIDADFYAFSGHKMAGPTGVGCLYGKHHLLESMEPFLYGGEMIRHVTYEDSTWNRPPWKFEAGTPPIAEGIALAAAADYLDDVGMDFVEERENELAQYALERLTERDDVEVYGPPLGEARSGLVAFNLDGVHGHDLSALLDERGIAVRAGDHCTQPLHDRLDIPGSVRASFYVYNTTDEIDQLLDALDVARDELDSHLASEQYHDLVYEHYRNPQNTGGLSNPTFTKHSEETSCGDDGEFHVDVAEDGTIENIAFESESCAVSSAVASMLSERLEGMSLEEVAELDGFVDEVLDGTYPDIRRDCVVGPEEVICEAAREQMDGSNGRAVL
- a CDS encoding VOC family protein, whose amino-acid sequence is MAELRAHHVGITVSDLENAVEFYQETLDLTLLDRFTVSGENFSTAVGVDGATGQFAHLEADGVRVELIEYEPEGASRGEASINRPGTAHLGLTVEDIDSFYESLPNSVESVSRPQTTDTGSRILFVRDPEGNLIELLEK